In one Oxyura jamaicensis isolate SHBP4307 breed ruddy duck chromosome 14, BPBGC_Ojam_1.0, whole genome shotgun sequence genomic region, the following are encoded:
- the USP42 gene encoding ubiquitin carboxyl-terminal hydrolase 42 isoform X5: MTIVNKPKSSKSKKSSSRRSGKSKKPRTKKMKSRTANWGRMPPAEDSNQVSVAQGRGGAIYCRSSEKSKPFAQRDLIINDGIAPPQRILFPPEKICMDWQQTQSVGVGLYNLGNTCFLNSTLQCLTYTPPLANYMLSLEHNQSCREQGFCMMCTMETHINQALCCTVDAIKPTRVINDLRRIGKHFRFGSQEDAHEFLRYTVDAMQKACLNGSTKLDRSSQATTIIHQIFGGFLRSRVKCLNCKAVSDTYEAFLDITLDIKAVSSVTRALELFVKPEQLDGENCYKCSKCKKMVPASKRFTIHRSSNVLTISLKRFANFTGGKINKEVKYPEYLDLRAYMSQSIGEPLLYALYAVLVHNGINCHAGHYVCYIKAGNGLWYQMNDANVVRTDIKTVLGQQAYLLFYIRRYDLTLGERAFYLPAPSYPRSFLGQRGANSKQAGFMGPRLPPHMIKNSSRLNGNGSLKEDPNTIGVTLKRPSSAPPTACVQNWAITRPSITDPSKKQKITISIHNKLPARQTVSQPDCLSSAVEDEDLNKAVPSSTITNSMPIAMPPVPQEVILESLTDSQLNSLSEEISVPGPQKSTENDALMETVVMEALLVYEESRKVPSDFSCEAENPFIQSDSETISTKEEVGSIITKADNAHPNINGQHKIRERCFDTEDEFIEQYRPEDRGDKDKPRRSKEPELISKENILYIKESSESDENLRQTSSLKSDSECSSKNLSSLAITDKCQDTKDISNNYVEVPPVNDSSITKLDKVLESQFSRPNEEFGDRKWEEDTMQRKKDKKKIHETKKTDKEHYRRKREHSDTEEKESQNRSKTDGHSSKRRCSRSVEVVKQNRHKQEYCEGSKYRSFHSERNSPDNGRRSVKYSKYRSRSRGRSEQDRNRYYHSKGERTWSRERYYQDEPRRWEKCRYYNDYYSSHATGDSRERKFSHGDKDFDKLSQAYNSRSHKDYHYKSRWPHSSLSREEDVHHFSSHRADLHRCSVPQQHSEKYSRERHALPPMSAHFEDSPQKNEKERNRKRQYTRAEGSESEIERKRRKIEKELLGDEKMKKYKKFKKKKKSKDKHREKDYKLYDLDFSVLHFDNDNRKRKKKKKKKKHIRKLKGFLEYLDPRFQKKTREKKEESRPPDGSFCEQYRNEGSKQPYKEGKPSSAGESKKYSSIASNEYIKDVDLPSPKHTEFTVINPPEDALQFNTWRITEVIPEEDSSLSKDAELTDGSLQYSN; this comes from the exons ATGACCATAGTTAACAAGCCAAAATCTTCAAAGTCTAAAAAATCATCTTCAAGGCGGTCTGGCAAATCCAAGAAACCGCGtactaaaaaaatgaagtcacgCACCGCAAACTGGGGCCGGATGCCACCTGCAGAAGATTCAAACCAAGTCTCTGTGGCCcaaggacgtggaggtgctaTTTATTGTAGATCGTCTGAAAAATCTAAGCCTTTTGCCCAAAGAGATCTAA TCATTAATGATGGAATTGCTCCGCCGCAAAGAATTCTTTTTCCACCTGAGAAGATTTGTATGGATTGGCAACAAACACAAAGTGTTGGAGTTGGACTGTATAATCTTGGCAATACATGTTTTCTTAATTCTACTCTACAGTGTTTGACCTACACACCCCCACTTGCCAATTACATGCTTTCTCTTGAGCACAACCAGTCAT gTCGTGAACAAGGTTTTTGCATGATGTGCACAATGGAGACTCACATTAACCAGGCCCTGTGTTGCACTGTTGATGCCATCAAGCCTACACGTGTTATCAATGATCTTAGAC GAATAGGAAAACATTTCCGTTTTGGCAGTCAAGAAGACGCACACGAATTCTTACGCTATACTGTTGATGCTATGCAGAAAGCATGCTTGAATGGAAGCACCAA attGGACAGATCTTCTCAAGCGACCACCATCATTCATCAAATATTTGGAGGATTTCTAAGATCAAGAG TAAAGTGCTTGAATTGCAAAGCAGTTTCGGATACGTACGAGGCATTTCTTGATATCACTTTGGATATAAAG GCAGTTTCATCTGTTACCAGAGCTCTAGAACTATTTGTGAAACCTGAACAGCTGGATGGAGAGAATTGCTATAAATGTAGCAA gTGTAAAAAGATGGTTCCTGCATCCAAGAGATTTACTATACACCGTTCTTCCAATGTGCTCACAATATCACTGAAAAGATTTGCAAATTTCACAGGTGGAAAGATCAACAAG GAGGTAAAATATCCAGAGTATTTGGACCTTCGAGCCTACATGTCTCAGTCAATTGGAGAACCACTCCTCTACGCCTTATATGCAGTGCTGGTGCATAATGGTATCAACTGTCACGCAGGACACTATGTATGCTACATAAAG GCTGGTAATGGACTTTGGTATCAGATGAATGATGCTAATGTAGTCCGTACTGACATTAAAACAGTTCTTGGTCAGCAagcttatttacttttttatatcAG GCGCTATGATTTGACACTTGGAGAACGTGCTTTTTACTTACCAGCACCATCTTATCCCCGTTCATTCCTTGGTCAGCGGGGGGCTAATAGTAAGCAGGCTGGATTTATGGGACCACGACTTCCTCCTCATATGATTAAG AATTCAAGTCGTTTAAATGGAAATGGATCCTTAAAAGAGGATCCAAATACCATTGGTGTCACCCTAAAAAGGCCATCTTCAGCACCACCTACGGCTTGTGTTCAAAACTGGGCAATTACCAGGCCTTCAATTACTGATCCatcaaaaaaacagaagatcaCTATCAGTATTCACAATAAATTGCCTGCTCGTCAGACTGTGTCACAGCCTGATTGTCTTAGCAGTGCTGTGGAGGATGAAGATCTCAACAAGGCTGTTCCTTCATCCACAATTACAAATTC GATGCCTATAGCTATGCCTCCAGTCCCTCAAGAAGTGATCTTAGAATCCCTCACAGACAGCCAGCTGAACAGCTTGTCAGAGGAAATAAG tgTCCCGGGACCTCAGAAATCTACGGAGAATGATGCTCTTATGGAAACTGTAGTGATGGAAGCACTGTTGGTCTATGAAGAATCCAGGAAAGTTCCTTCTGACTTCAGCTGTGAGGCTGAGAATCCTTTTATTCAATCAGATTCTGAAACCATTTCTACCAAAGAAGAAGTTGGAAGTATTATAACAAAAGCTGATAATGCACATCCCAATATCAATGGTCAGCACAAGATTAGGGAAAGATGCTTTGATACTGAAGATGAATTCATTGAACAGTACCGACCTGAGGACCGTGGAGACAAAGACAAACCAAGAAGATCAAAAGAACCTGAactcatttcaaaagaaaacattttgtacaTCAAAGAGTCTTCTGAGAGTGATGAGAACTTGCGGCAAACTTCCTCTCTAAAGTCTGACAGTGAATGTAGTTCTAAAAATCTTTCCTCCTTAGCCATTACAGATAAATGCCAAGATACAAAAGACATATCTAATAACTATGTAGAGGTACCACCTGTTAATGACTCGTCTATTACAAAGCTGGATAAAGTTTTGGAAAGCCAATTCTCTAGACCAAATGAAGAATTCGGTGATAGAAAATGGGAAGAAGACACCATGCAGCggaaaaaagataagaaaaagatCCACGAAACTAAAAAAACTGACAAAGAGCATTACCGAAGAAAGAGGGAACATTCTGATACTGAAGAGAAGGAGAgtcaaaacagaagcaaaactgaTGGTCATTCCAGCAAGAGAAGGTGCTCTCGCAGCGTGGAAGTTGTTAAGCAAAATCGTCATAAGCAGGAGTATTGTGAGGGAAGCAAGTACAGATCTTTCCATAGTGAAAGAAACAGCCCTGATAATGGGAGAAGATcagtaaaatattcaaagtaCAGATCTCGAAGCAGAGGAAGATCAGAACAAGATAGGAATAGATATTACCATTCCAAAGGAGAAAGAACTTGGAGCAGAGAAAGATACTATCAAGATGAGCCACGGAGATGGGAAAAATGTAGATATTACAACGATTACTATTCATCTCATGCAACAGGAGACAGTAGAGAGAGAAAGTTCTCTCACGGTGATAAAGACTTTGACAAATTGAGTCAAGCTTACAACAGCAGGTCACATAAGGATTATCATTACAAAAGCAGATGGCCTCACAGTTCCCTCTCGAGAGAGGAAGATGTACATCACTTTAGCAGCCACAGAGCAGACTTGCATCGTTGCTCAGTACCTCAGcaacattctgaaaaatattctcGTGAAAGACATGCACTTCCACCTATGTCAGCTCATTTTGAGGACTCTccccagaaaaatgaaaaagaaagaaacagaaaaagacaatatACTCGTGCAGAAGGTAGTGAAAGTGAAATAGAAAGGAAACGCAGAAAGATAGAAAAGGAGCTTTTAGgtgatgaaaaaatgaaaaaatataagaagtttaagaagaaaaagaagtctaaAGATAAACATCGGGAGAAGGATTACAA ACTTTATGATTTGGATTTCTCTGTGCTCCACTTTGACAATGACAATCGCAAGcgtaagaaaaagaagaaaaagaagaaacacatcAGGAAACTGAAAGGCTTCTTGGAATACTTAGATCCTCgtttccagaagaaaacacgggagaagaaggaagaatcaCGTCCTCCAGATGGGTCTTTTTGTGAGCAATACAGAAACGAGGGCAGTAAACAACCTTACAAGGAAGGGAAGCCTTCCAGTGCAGGTGAAAGCAAGAAATACAGCTCCATTGCATCCAACGAGTATATTAAAG atgtaGATCTGCCTTCTCCTAAGCACACTGAATTCACAGTTATTAATCCTCCAGAGGACGCTTTGCAATTTAACACCTGGAGA ATAACTGAAGTAATCCCCGAAGAAGACAGTTCACTATCCAAag acGCAGAGCTTACTGATGGAAGCCTTCAGTACTCAAACTAA